The genomic region CACcctggcctttaagattgatttgGAGAAAGCGTACGATAGAGTGGATTGGGGATTTCTGAAACAAACCCTGGTGAGTTTTGGCTTTCCTCCTCCGACAGTCAATCTGATTATGCATTGTGTCACTGCTTCCTCACTGTCTATCCTCTAGAATGGtgcctttcttaagcagtttcttgtttttttttctttcttagtttttgtttatttttcttttaagtcaccaaaaaagtaacaaactaagagaaaaaattgaaaaactaccgaagaaagaaaagaaaagaaaaaatgcgtAATATATGTTATTTGCTCCATCAAACAAAGCAACTGAATgcaaaattatatttatttatcatgCACATTAATGATGGCAAAGTTATATTTATTTATCAAactaaatttaatatttattatctaTTAGGTTGCTAAACAGCAAATATAAACAAGAGAGATCAGCGCATACAAGAAATATGCAAAAAGAAATGCAATGGAAGTGACCACATAATTAATCATGCATGCAATCATACATGAAATAAAAGAAAGGCATATAcggattaaaaaaaaatagatacaACAAGACATGCATATTGAACAAAGTACATCAGAGATACTAAAAAAATTGATTCAATGctaaaagaataaaatagttTATGTGTGGTGTAAAAagaaataagagaaaataaatattgaGTGAGAAGTAGAGAACTATTTAGATAAGACTCATACTAATAATctgttataaaaataaatattagaatttaggagaatagGAAAGAAGAAacagaatagaaaaaataatagataattttaatttatttaatgacTATATTATcccaaaaaatattaaaagagacTATTTATAGTCAATAGTCAANNNNNNNNNNNNNNNNNNNNNNNNNNNNNNNNNNNNNNNNNNNNNNNNNNNNNNNNNNNNNNNNNNNNNNNNNNNNNNNNNNNNNNNNNNNNNNNNNNNNNNNNNNNNNNNNNNNNNNNNNNNNNNNNNNNNNNNNNNNNNNNNNNNNNNNNNNNNNNNNNNNNNNNNNNNNNNNNNNNNNNNNNNNNNNNNNNNNNNNNNNNNNNNNNNNNNNNNNNNNNNNNNNNNNNNNNNNNNNNNNNNNNNNNNNNNNNNNNNNNNNNNNNNNNNNNNNNNNNNNNNNNNNNNNNNNNNNNNNNNNNNNNNNNNNNNNNNNNNNNNNNNtatataataaatatatttataacaatttttaattatttatttatttttatttatttttgttaaatagaGCTATCATGTTAAAtttacaaaaatttaaatttgtcaCTCTTGATTTAATgagaaaaaattatttagaatagaGGTTTGATGCTGAAATCCATTTGGTATCCAAAAAATGGGGATATCATAAAGAAAGAGCTAGAATAATCAAGAGAAGAGAAGGCTAAGACCTTCATTTTTCTATGTCATCACCTTCAAAAATGGATGAAAGTAGAATACTTAACTGTTAAAGATccataagaatttttttttgaaacaaaaagctCAACACAGTAAAGTGGAGCATTTAGAAAGTCCAGAGTTACAATACAAACACTAAACAAATAACCGTAGTTTTCTccgacattgccatcaacaactagACGGAACAAAGTCAACCCACTCTTTGTAGCTCCTAATCGACTTGGTAATAACTTCCGCAACGCCTGTTTCTTGATTCCTGAAAATCCTGGCATTCCTTTCTAACCACGTATGTCAAATGATAGCAAAAAAGCCAATCAGCCACCTGTTACGTTCGTCTTTTCTTACAGGAGCTCCtgtccaactctcaaagtgtTGCTTAATGGTTCTTGGAATAGACCAAAGTTTATTATAGGCGTataaccaagcacaccacacctacCACGTGAAATCACAGTCAATGAATAAATGGAAATCATTCTCAGTTTCTTTTTTACATAAAACACAAACCATATCCCTGTGATCAATAATGGCCAATCTAATTAATCTTTCATTAGTATTGACCCTACCAACTAACACAAACTAGGTGAATAGCTCAACTCTTAGTGGTACTAGTCCTCTCCATATAGATCTAGTGAAACTATAACTCGTAATGTCCTCCGGGAGAGTCTCAGCCTGcaaaacctgcacaaatgagttagtagaataaACTCCTGATCTATCAAATTTTCATACTATTTTGTCCTCCCTCTCACTTGTTAACCTGACAGATTGTAGAACTCTATGAAGTTGGTTAACTAATTctaactcccattggaatagTACCCTTCTCCAATGAAAGTTTCATATCCACTCCAccccatcccagaacccacagtCCCTTATTACAGATCTGACTTGGTTTGAAACCGAGAAAAGCCTTGGAAATACATCCTGCAACACACCACATGGTAGCCAATTATCTTCCCAGAAACGAATTCTTCTACCATTTCCTAACTCTAATGATAACCTTTTGACCATCTTATCTCTCACTTGCTGTTCTCTTATCTGTAACTGACAAATGTTCCTCCACGGACCCTTTGTTTTAGGAACCGGCTGACAAGAAAGAAGGACATTTGGATTCAAGTCATTGCAAGAGCACACAATTTTCTTCCATAATGggcaatcctcctttgaaaaccgccaccaccacttgaacaacAATGCTATATTCCGGAGCACTGCATTACCCACGCCCAAACCCCCGAAGCGTTTTGGAGCTCGCACAATATCCCACCTTACCAAAGGTACCCCATCCCTTCCATCTTCATTACTCCTCAAGAACCTCCTCTGCAAAGATATCAACTTATCTGCTACTGCTCTGGGCATCTTATATAAGCTAAGGTAGTAAACCGATAGACTATTAAGCACAGATTTGATGAGTACCAGCTTACCAGCTTTATTAATCGTTTTGGCTTTTCATAGATtgagtttctcttctactttgtcTATAATAGGTTTCCATGTCTTGACTAATTTCGGATTTTCTTCCAAAGAAAGACCAAGATATTTGACTGGCAACGTTGCTTCCTTATACCCCCAACAAGTTACACATCCTTTGTGACCACTCTCGCTTGCAATTAACCGAAATCAAGCTAGATTTATCAAAGTTAATACTCAAGCTAGACATCATCTCAAAACACTGTAAAAGCCGTTTATAATTGCAAATAGTCTACTCCTCCGAGGGGCAAAAAAGTATTGTGTCATCCATAAATTGTAAGTGAGACAACTCAATATTTTCTTTCCCAACCAACAAAGGAGAGATCCTTCCATGTCTTACTGCCTCTTCTACCATCCTATGAAGGACCtcaacaacaagaacaaaaagaaaCGGAGAAAGAGAATCTTCTTGTCGTAAGCCCCATTCCATCTTAAAAGATTTAGAAGGCAACCATTTATGAAAAGCGACATAGACGCCGTGAACACACATTCCTTGATCCATCCTCACCATCTTTGCCCAAAGCCCATTTTCTGAAGTACAATATTCACAAACTTCTACTTGAATCTATCGTAAGCTTTTTGAAAGTCCAGTTTGATTATTGCCGATTTCTTCTTTCTTTGCTTCAACCATTGCACAGTTTCACACGCAATCAAAGCCCCATCATGAATCTTCCTCCCCTACACAAACGCACTCTAAGTGTCCCCTATTAAGTCTGGTATTACCCTTCTCATTCTCCGCACCAACACCTTCGAAATGACCTTATACACACACCCTACCATGCTAATCGGCCGAAGATCTTTAATCTCCCTTGCTTCTACAAACTTTGGAGCCAAAGTCACCCATGTAACATTAGAATCTCTTGGTAGCTCAGCTGACTGGAAGAAATCCATGACAGCTGTAGTAAACTCAGGACCAATTTTCCCCCAACActtctttatgaagttcatatTGTAGCCATCACAGCTAGGGGCCTTAGACGACTCGCAATCCCAAACTGCTTCCTTTATTTCGTCAGTCGAAGGCATCCTCTTTAAGTCTGTAGCCTCCCCTTCCTGTATCTTGTTAACTAGGCCATCCTGAATACCTACCAAAGGTGACGCTTCCTGATGATACAAGTTCTTGTAAAAATCTCTTATTGCACTCTTAATCCTGCCTTGATTCCTCACTGATCTGCCACTTATCACCAACGCATCAATCCGATTACTTCTTCCTCTTACTGAGGCTAAATTATGAAAATATCTAGTGTTCTTACCCATGTACTTAGCATGTCGGGACCTTGACGTCTACTTCCAATAGATTTCCTTCCTAACATACCAACGCTTACAGAAGTTAACTAGAGCTCTCCTTCTTGCCTCCATAGTCCCATCATAAACTCCATCACTAGCCAAATCATCCAACTTCCTGATTTCATCTTCCAACTGCTGTACCTTCAAATCAATATCACCAAACTTCTCCTTGTACCATCTACTCAAAGGTATCGTCAAAGCCTTCAACTTTTCAGTAAATTGAACCTCTCCTAGACCCCTCCATTCCACCTTCAGCATTCTGAGAAACCCATCATGTGTGAACCAAGAATCCAGACTTCGAAATGGCCTCGGCCCCCCTCTTATTCTACTGTCCTCCACTATCAAAGGACAATTATCATATAAACCTCTTGTCCTACCTTTAAGCCGTATCTCAAGAAACTGTTCAAGCCATTCCAGGCTAACGAAGACTCTATCAATGTGACTGCAAGATTGGCCTCTGAACCATGTAAATTTGCGATCATTTAGTTCTAAATCCGCCAACTCCATATCCCGTATCCAGTCTCTAAAATCTTCCGCTGATGCTGTTAAAGCATTagctccttttctttcttctactCTCACAACCTCATTAAAATCCCCATATAACAAATTGGGACCTGGCATACTCCAGCAATAAAACTCAACTCCTCCCACACAGTTAGCTTCTCCTCCCTGACATGCGCACCGTACACCAAACAAAATGCACAATGAAAATTATTGCTCATCAACACCCCTTCCACACACAGCCACCTCTTCCCTTTATAACAATTACTCaacttaaaaattattttgtcccACATTAACAATAGACCTCCAGAAGACCCTTTGGAACCCACATATTCCCAATCCATCCCATCATTTTCCCAAATTTGCACTACGTCAAACTTAGTAACTTCATTCTTCTTTGTCTCTATCAAGCCTAGTATATTCACATtattttttctcttaaaatttttaaccatatgatgactgcgcatcatgttaggtttttctatgctttttcatacaagaaattaatgtttaatgcttaattattgagtgtttttgtgcttaaatcataGATTACTTTTATCCCTTTGATTTTGACCTACTTTGTAGAAAATGGTGAAAAAAGGagtaaaaagcacaaaacaagcatgaaagAAGAAAGGAGCTTAAAGGATAAAGCAGAGAAGATAAGAAATAGGGGAAAATGCTTTTGGCGCAATGCTTTTCTTAAAAGTGTTGCACATCACAGGAAAGCGCCTTTGGCGCTACGTTTGTTCCAAGAGCGCCTGCGATTACAGAAGTGGGAAAATTTAGCTGGCAACacgtacgcgtaggtgacgctGAAGAactggaagattgatggtttagaagttatagtaaactctcgttgcaagtatagttactaaaccaagcaatcaacctttcttacaaacgttttggttgtcacaagtaacaaacccctttgaaattgataaccgaagtatgcaacctcgggtcatcttctcaagaaattgcagggaagtatgttcttattattggttatgagtcttgtaaattaggggttttgaaagtaaggaagcaatatgttaaatgataagaagaataaaataaataaataactataaaataaactcttggcaaggtatgaggaattggaagtcctatcctagttatccttatcaattgtaatgagaattgaatttttcttccactttgttaacctctaactatgaaggtaagttaagtggatgaattaatttttgattcctcaggtcctagtctttccttgggaaaggctagagttattggaactcgaattaattcttgaagaattccaattttcaatcaacaatgagtttgataactcaagtgtctccaagactcaaccaaagccaaaaggggaaaatctaaattatttatataaataaaagaaa from Arachis ipaensis cultivar K30076 chromosome B02, Araip1.1, whole genome shotgun sequence harbors:
- the LOC107627499 gene encoding uncharacterized protein LOC107627499; its protein translation is MPGPNLLYGDFNEVVRVEERKGANALTASAEDFRDWIRDMELADLELNDRKFTWFRGQSCSHIDRVFVSLEWLEQFLEIRLKGRTRGLYDNCPLIVEDSRIRGGPRPFRSLDSWFTHDGFLRMLKVEWRGLGEVQFTEKLKALTIPLSRWYKEKFGDIDLKVQQLEDEIRKLDDLASDGVYDGTMEARRRALVNFCKRWYVRKEIYWK